In Podarcis muralis chromosome 7, rPodMur119.hap1.1, whole genome shotgun sequence, the genomic stretch TTTCCGTTTCTAGAGGGATATTTGTTTCCAtaagtgcaataaaataaaaatttgaaaaaCAATGCAAGAGAATggagatgtcttcaaaaagtcaggtagttgtttataatTTAAAGTGAGatataataaaataacaatacaatGAAACATAACTAATAGCTATTAAAAGTAGCAATTAAATCAAGAGCATACAATGAGGCCATTAAAACACTGGAAAACAAAGAAGGCTTCCCCCTTGGTGCCTTAAAACCATCAGATTTTATGCCAGACAAATGGACttggggagagagttccacagatgAAGTGAGCTGACTCTTCCTGGTagccacccccacctcccctccAAAGATGGAGGCACCCAGAGCTGGCCCTGTGGTGAAGATGTTCATGATTATGCTTTGCCTTTCTGTGCAGAGCAGTTGCAGTGCATGCAGCCTCTCTCCACTCCTATGAAACaacataaacattttttaaaaaaaatccatacaaAAACCCTGGTCAAAAACCAACAAAACCAATCGTTATTAAAGCACAGAAGTTCATTCCAGCCCATGAGCCTTCAAGAAAGGTGCACAATTCATACACAAATCAAATCTGTCTGTaggtttttgtggggggtggggtggggaatgttttAAAAAGCCTTTAACCTCAGACAGCAAGACTCATTTCCATTAAAACAGGTATATGTTGAAATGGAAActgcttttaaagaaagaaccTCCGCAGAGACTGGGTCCGAAAAAAGGTGGTGTGTGGGATAGCATTGCAATAAGGAAATTAAAGTGActcaaaacggggggggggggggacaaactgCATCTTTTCTTTAGTCAAAAGAAATGGGCAGGTGAAGAGAATTATTTAGACATATTAATAGAAGTATACAGTATTGAGAAATGAATTCTTgagttatttttaatatcttaatCTACAGGATAACACTAAATACATGGAGAGGTGCCTAAATCATTGCTTTATAGAAGAATTCGATGCATGCATTGCCATGGATTTTATCAGGGAATCCTGTATTATCACATATCTATAATTTGATTGCCTCAGCAATGCAAGGTGTGGAAAGGTACCAACACAGTGAGTGCCTGGTGCCCTCTGGTGGCAACGAGGCTACAGTGCAGAACTTAAAAACCATTTCATAGTTCcattttaaaggattttaaaaaacaaaacctgctgTCTGGCTTTTTAGATTTGCATGCTCTTTTTGACAGGAGGGGATAAAAATGGAGGTAGACTAGACAGGAGTAGTTTGTTATTGAAACCATTGACCTGACTAGAAATAAGAAATGTTGCCAGGCTTAAATATGCataagtttttttatttaaaaaaacacacgcaaAGATTTTCTCATGTAGTGCTTCAGCCACAGATGACTGCTTGGCTGTACCCTTGGTGGAAAAGCAAGCCTGCTTGATAGTCTTTTGCTGATGTGGTGAGAGGTTTTACTTCCTTTTTCAAGAGGGTGTGTCTTTCTGTCCTTGGGGACAGCTCTAGCTGTTTCATCATGTTGCACAAAGCCTTTCTCTTTCATGCGCAGCAAGTTTGCGCTCTCTTTCCATTATGAGGGATAGGATGGGTATGAAGGAAGGGTTTGTGTATTACAACAACCCCGGGGAGGAGGTACAGTGTGTGTCTGCACATAAAGACACATTGCACACGAACTTCTGGGATCTTTGTAGATGAAGGCCAGATCACCAATTATTGGTCTGGAGGGCAGGTTTTGCCGCCAGCACCAAAACTCTGTTAAATAGAGTTTGCTGTTCAGAGTTAGTTATGCCAGTCAGTAGTAGATAGGGCTCTCCGTGGCTCTTACTAATGATAGCTAAACAGATCCTGCTGAGTACCAGATGCTGGCACATACAGGAAGGGCTGTTGTCTTTGTGCTCTGCTGGTGAGCTTCCCGGAAGCATatggttggtcactgtggaaaacaggatcCTGGATTTAGATGGACTGTTGCTCTGATCCAgcgggcactccccccccccccggtctgctTCTCTCTTAAGTGTAACTCATTATTTAGTCGTTCACCTCTATGGGGAAATTGTTCATTCATGCAGAGGCAAGTAAAGGAACACTGAGTAGCCCCTTCTGGCATGGAGGGTAAACCTTCTCTCTGACTTTGGTGACTTCAGCCGCTGAATGTCAAGCCTGCCCCTATTGCATTGCTGTACCCCCTGCGACTCAATATCCCCAGGTTTTGTTCAGTGTCTTGGTCAGTTCAGAATGcaacaatatttcatatattttggaaagtggattGTCCATCCATCCACCTGCGTGTCTGTTCTCTATAGGTTTGGCTGCatatcaatatatatttttgtgtatttctattgtaaacaaatttaataaataataataatagatcatcctgtgatcctcagatgaggagcagtatataaatttaataaataataaatagtaataataataaaatatatcatTGCCAAACTTGGCACAAGAGTTCCCAAGTTAGGCAACTGTCTTTGTTGGTGTTGGATATtgagtgccattttgaatcaaatgtAACTTTGGCATGACTTTGTCCAATTTTCAGTGTGACGGGTCCAAACACACAAATTGCTGTATCCATTTAAAAATcttgatttatttttgttgtttctaAGAATCCCCAGGCAGTGCCAGACACTCCCCACAGGTATTTATGTAAACAGGTTCCTGTTTATGTCTGTCATTATGATGGATAGTGTGTGTGCATGGAGGAAGCGTGCAGTTAAACTATGCCATTCCCTACCACATCACAGTGATAACCACCAGGAAAATGGCTAGGTAGTGCAGTCAAGAGTTAGCTTTGTTTCTTTAGCTACAGTTAAATTCCATCTTTATTCCAAGGAGTTCAAAGCAGCACATGTGGCTCTCCCATTTTATCTGTCTTAACAACCCTAGAGCCTAGAGATGgggactgccccaaggtcaccctgcgTAGTACAGCAtcgcaggggccaaccagatgcgtcctctgggaagcccagaagaaggacctgagagcaacagcagtGCTCCCCACTTTTACTTCCCAGCTACTGATATTCAGACATATGGTGCCtttggcagtggaggtagaacatagccaccatggcttgtagccattgataacaTTAACCTGCATGAATCTGTATAaccctattttaaagccatccaagttgttgcCCACCACTACCTCATAGCTGAGTGCAATTTGAACCTGTATCTCCTTCATCACCCAGTGGTTAGAGTCTAGCCACTACATCACACCTGCTCTTTTAGTCCAGAGAATGAGTGTGGAAACCATTATTTGCCTGCCATTGACAAACATGGTGCAAGTATTATCCTGCGTGAcgctgaatttattattattgatttcagGTTTCAAAATCTCTCTGTGGATTTTCCTGCATGGAAGGCAGTGGTGACCCATTGGATGACCTCCAAGGTCAGAATgctgcagaggaaggaaggagacccTCATTGCCAAGAGGTGGTTCGGTTTGCAGTGCTTTGCAGAGTGCTCACTCTTTTCCTCCAGGCAAGTCCCCCAACACCAAGCACTGAAATATACAATATCACTGAAATATAACCCGCCTGGCATTCTCAGATCAGGACAGATGACATCAGAAATAAATACTGGGTTCTTTTTCATATGTTTAAAGTTCAAAAGGTAGTATATCTGTTCTAGATAGAGAGGGGTCATACCTAGCTCAGTGTTGGAGCACATGCCTTTCTTCCAGAAATTTGCAGGTTAAAACCCTAAACATTTCCAGTTAGAATGATCAGTGTAGAGAGTTTGGGACAAGTGGGATCCACCAAGGATCTGTATTACAGGGCTGCTGTTTTTTAACTTGCTCATAAATGATACAGGGTTTGGGGTGAGCTGTGTGTTGACCCAAGTATGCGAATGATACTAAAGTATTAAAAAGGGGATTGTGAAAATGATCAAGGAGCTGTAGCAAATCCCATGAAGAGGACGGATTTCAGCATTGGAGCTTTTTAGCTTAGACAAAGGGTGAATAAGGAGGGGAGAGGACATGATAGAAAtgtataaaaattatgcatggcgtGGAGAAAATGAACAGAGAGACGTTTTTAAAGTACTTTTTCATCAGCACGTAGTTTGTTATTCTAAGGCATTTGCTGCCATGtaatgtagtgatggccaccaacttagatgggtAGTCCAGCTGGTCTGGCAGAGCCCTAGGACCATCTCTAGCCATTGCAGCTGAAGCTTCCTCTGTCTGCTAGCATCCTTCGATGGTGCAGGAAATATAGTGACTGGGCCCTGTCGCTATAGTTCCCTGTCGGAGACTGTTACGTAAATGATTTTAGAACTCCTAAAAAAGGTGTAATTTTTGGAGTGTGTATGAGTAAGAATGGCATTCCCTCAGCAAATCAAACAGAAATGCAGCAGGAAGCTGCTTCTGCAGAATAGATGTTTGGATGTACAGAATTCATGTGTTGTGGCATAATAGTGTCTCTCCATCACTTACTCAATAGTTTGGGAATAGCTGGTTTATGTACTTCCAAATGTAAGTCCGCAGACATGATGTGGACTACACACtttaaaaactgaaaacaaaTATTCTCAATAATCCATATTCTGTTCCGGAGAGCCAATCCTATGCAGTATTTCTGAAGATTAGTAGCTGTGCCTTTGTAACCTCTGAGCAGGCAAGATTTTCCCCGCAACTATTCTTGTGCTCAGAGGAACATGAAGCCAGCTGCAGGAGCTTTGTCTACATAATAGGTATTTGACATTTAAATTAGGCATATTTTTACTGCAATAGCAAGGGAGGCCATGAAAAGGGAGCATCCTGTGCATTTTGCCAAAGATACCACTTTTTCTCACAAAATCTCAACCAACGTGAGAACCAGAAGCACTGCTTTCAGGCTGATAGGAACGTTGCTCCCAATTTCTCTGCAGTGATGGCAACCAGAAATTCAGCTAACCTATGTCATTGGCAGTGTAAGATGAGTCTTCACTAGGATTAAGGCATTAGGGTTTTGGGGTGGCTAGAACCAAAATTAAATGCAGCCTGTAGGgttaaggcagccttccccaacctggtgtccttcagatgttttggtttATAACCCATtatacctgaccattggctatgctggttggggctgacaggagttgggaGTCAGCAGCAGCTGAGGGCACCAAGCTTGGGGAAGCCGGCTTGAGTCAAGACTAAAGCAAACAGCACATACAAGTTCTGAGACTTCATACTTGTGTAGGATGAGAAAACCAGGGCAAACTGGAGCCAGAGTAAGCCATTACTAAGAATTCAGTTATGTGAGCGTGAATTGAGGAGAGATGGAAGAGAAACAATGCATTTCCGTGGCAGCCCCCCAACTGGAATTTCTACCCAAAAGAAGTCAGATTGATACTGTCCCTGGTGGCTTTTGTGCAGGCAGTGAAACACTTCACTTTTTTCCCTGGTTCTTAATCATGGTGTTAACTTCTCTATTCTCCTTGGTTTACAACCTTTGGCTTTAATTTTGTTAAAAATTAGGTTGCAGGAGGCTAGCTTGGGAGATGGAAATCCATGGCTTGTACTTACATGACTCAGAGGCTGAGGAAgttccctgctggatcagagcaaagccCATTAAATCCAGCGTCCTGCTTCACGTAGTGGCCAACTAGAAgttgctggagagccactgccagtcagagtagacggTGCAgcgctagatggacaaataggcTAAACTGTTATAAGGCCACCTCCCATGTCCCTGTGTTGTACATGGGGCATATTAACACAGTATGCTGGCCAAAGAGTGTTGCATATTCCAGCCTTAGAAGAACTTGGGGTAGAATGCAGTTTCATCTTGACAGCTACAATGGGATCCTACTAAAGTTCCTTGTAGGGCCATAGGTAAGTTCTGACACTGGGAACTGTGCCAAATACACACACAGTACATGCCAGACAGACTGCTAGCAGGAGAATTCCTTTTTGGTCCCTCATAGCTTGGGCTGGGTATTGTCGTCTGGCCAGCCAAAcagccacagggttgttgttttttatggaaAGGCATGACTGCCTTTATTGAGTTTGATTTCATTAGATGTGTGGCTCTCTCTGTTCCTTGTGTGCCAACACATAATTGGATTGATTGCACAAAGGAAACCCCCGAGTTTGACATTTCTGTATGCTTCGTCTGGCTCTGCAACTTGGAATGACTTTTCATTTGGCAGATGATCACGGTGCACATTTAGAAATTGTGGTCTTTGGCATGTTGCTCTTTTCTCCCACAGATTAACAAGAGGTACAAAGCATACTCACTGATCAGTTGTTTTCCCCCCAGAGCACCTTCATCTTGGCATACAGGACTGCTGGCTTAGCATAGTGGCTAAGTTGCTGGTTCAGATGccacctctgccatgaactcatgAAACAGTCGTAGTTTCAGGCCCACGTCTGCAATATGGTGATAGTAATACTGGCACACTTTACttggttgttgtaaggattgcaagaTACCGAGAAGacagccttcttggtagtggtgccctccctgcagaacgccctcccttcagatgtcaaggaaataaacaactatctgacttttagaagacatctgaaggcagccctgtttaaggaagttttttaaggattgatgtttttattatgtttttagatacattgtaagccacccagcgggaaacccagccagatgggtggggtattattattattattattactactactactactactactattattattattattattatcattattattattaatttacttAACCCACTTCCTTAGTCTTATCCATTATATGCAGTTTGCAGTCTGTTGGAGAAAGTCTAGAAGACATTAAGGGTTgtgtccaatgctagtcctacttgaAGTGGGCCCtttgagttttactcagagtagatacattgaaattaatgatgtGACTAAGTtaattccattaatttcagtaggtctactgtTGAGTGAAAAGtggaagttaatggacatgattaacttagattcattaatttcagtgggtctactctgagtagcacttAGTTGGACACTACCCTAAGGAAATAACATTGGTGGCTAAAGAAAAAAGTTCCCCTACTGCTGCATTTGCCCAAGTTGTCCGTTCTCCCGTTTCCCCGCTAGAAATGCCTCTAAAACAGCTCCTGCATGAGAAATCGCCCCAGACCCAGACGTAATGCCTTCAAGTCCTTGTTTGGGGCAGGGGATGACTTGCTGTGAGGCTTTGAATTCCCTGGTCAGGTTCAGGTCCCAAATCGGAGGGAACATGttgctttggggagggagggggacaggACGTCGACTTGGCTGTCATTTCCTATCCTTTCTTCCCACTCTTCCCAGGCCCTTTTCAACCTCCTGATCCCCGACCATGCTGCTGATGCCTTCTCTCCACCCCGTTTGTCTGAGTACGGGTTTTGCGACTGGATCTTGGAATGGCTCCTGGGAGGCCTGTCACGGTGGGATGCGGAGCACTTCTTGTTTATAGCTGAGCACGGCTACGTGTATGAGCACAATTGTGCCTTCTTCCCCTTGTTTCCCTTGAGCCTGCGAGCGGCAGCGGAAACGGTGCTGTGGCCCTTCCAAGGCTTCTTATCTCTCCGGAGCCGCCTGCTCCTTTCTGCAGCTCTGCTCAATGGTCTGTTCTCTGCCTGGGCAGCATGGACTCTGTATAAGCTCAGCTGCGCGGTCCTGCAGTGCCGCAGGAAGGCGTTCCTGTCAGCCATCCTCTTCTGCCTCACCCCTGCAAACGTCTTTATGGCAGCTGCTTATTCAGAAAGCATGTTTGTCCTCCTAGTGTTTAGTGCCATGTGGTGGCTAGAGAAAGGGCAGCATTGGGCCAGCAGCCTCCTCTTTTCGCTAGCTGCTGGTGTGCGTTCCAACGGACTGATCAATGCTGGGTTCCTCCTCTATTCCCAGACAAAACTCTTTGTCTCCCAGTTGCAGGCGAGGACAGGAACTGGAGTAAAGCCGCCACAGATCTTGGGTCAATTCCTAAACCTGGTAGCTTCCCTGGTGGTGATGTCTGCCTCTGTTTTCCTGCCATTTGCTTTGTTTCAGTTCTGGGCATACCTTCGGTTCTGCAACACCACGTTTAGCCCTGAGTATGCTGTGCCGGACCCACTGTTGCAACTGGCTGCACATAAGGGGTATCGTGTAGCAACCTCAAATGGTGTGGCACCACCATGGTGCTCCTGGAACTTTCCTGTGCTCTACACTTACATTCAAGATACTTACTGGAATGTCGGCTTCCTCAGGTACTTTGAGCCCAGACAGATCCCCAACTTCCTGCTAGCTGCACCCGCCATTGTGCTGGGCTCCTGGGCAGCCTGGCGGTACATCGCTGCAAACCCCTGGCACTGCCTAACACTTGGCCTGCTGAGAAGAAAGACTGAAGGAATGAAGGGAAAGGACTTGAGCAAGCCAGCTACTGGTTTTTACTCTCCTGGTGCATTTGTTTACGTGGTCCACGCAACAGTTCTGTTGGtgtttgggaccttctgcatgcatgtgCAGGTGAGTTTTGCAGATTCTTGAAGGGCTGTCAGATAGCGGGGTGGTGGCAACCTGAACAAAAGCATATCATGGTGTTATCAGTCCAGCCTGGCATAAAACCTTGATCTCTGCTTCGAAGGGATACACACTATGCAGGAGTGAATGCTCAGCAGGAAGTGGTAGCCAATCTCTGACCCAAGACATTCAGACTTGAATTCTTTTAAAGGTGTGCATCTTATTCATTTTGTGTTTATTCTGAAAACTAATCTGCCACATAGCCCCAAGACTTTGGCCTTTCCTAGCTCTGTTAATCTAACATTCCTTAAACTAGAGATGAACGCTATGTGCCTTTATGTGCTAAGCAGGTATGCTAGTATAGACTTGGCATATATTAGGGTGAGAGACCTTAGGTCATGGTAGAGCATGTGCGCTGCATGAAGGAGGTCCAGGTTTCAGTCCTTGACATATCCAGATTAAAAGAGTGGCAGGTGATGAAAATGACCTGAAACCTTGAAGAGCCACAGCTGCCAGactactgggctaaatggatgaTAATCTGACCTGATATAAAACAGCTTGCTATGTTCCTGTGCACTTTGCCACTGAGCAGTTCATCTAGCTTTGGGTTAAGTACCAAGCAGAAGTGAAGCAAAGGAACTAGAAGCAGTTAGCTTGGAAAAACAATGATTCTTAAGTTCAAATATGGGGGGAAAGGGATACTGTGAAAGAAGAAAGGTGGTACTCTCCTCCCAGGGAAATCAACAATATTTGAATAACAGCAGCTGAAATTTGAACTGTGCAGAAGAGAAGACTTCATACTTCTAGGCAGCAGACCTCAGTGATGAACTAGGTTGCCTGAGGAAACAGTGAATTCCCCTGCTTTAAGGGAGCAGCTGGATTATTTAGG encodes the following:
- the PIGV gene encoding GPI alpha-1,6-mannosyltransferase 2 isoform X1, whose protein sequence is MTSKVRMLQRKEGDPHCQEVVRFAVLCRVLTLFLQALFNLLIPDHAADAFSPPRLSEYGFCDWILEWLLGGLSRWDAEHFLFIAEHGYVYEHNCAFFPLFPLSLRAAAETVLWPFQGFLSLRSRLLLSAALLNGLFSAWAAWTLYKLSCAVLQCRRKAFLSAILFCLTPANVFMAAAYSESMFVLLVFSAMWWLEKGQHWASSLLFSLAAGVRSNGLINAGFLLYSQTKLFVSQLQARTGTGVKPPQILGQFLNLVASLVVMSASVFLPFALFQFWAYLRFCNTTFSPEYAVPDPLLQLAAHKGYRVATSNGVAPPWCSWNFPVLYTYIQDTYWNVGFLRYFEPRQIPNFLLAAPAIVLGSWAAWRYIAANPWHCLTLGLLRRKTEGMKGKDLSKPATGFYSPGAFVYVVHATVLLVFGTFCMHVQVLTRFLGSSSPVLYWFCAHLLHDYEPLLQNGSQSSQHGTPRSDKPSLANSLPNWNRNENPVLTLLCNWRQTTTLTKCILGYVLSYWMLGLVLHCNFFPWT